Proteins encoded in a region of the Vicia villosa cultivar HV-30 ecotype Madison, WI linkage group LG5, Vvil1.0, whole genome shotgun sequence genome:
- the LOC131601215 gene encoding heat shock 70 kDa protein 15-like — MSVVGFDFGNESCIVAVARQRGIDVVLNDESQRETPAIVCFGDKQRFIGIAGAASTMMNPKNSISQIKRLIGKQFLDVDLQRDLKSLPYNVTEGPDGYPLIQVRYLGEVRAYTPTQVFAMMLSNMKEIAEKNLNAAVNDCCIAIPVYFTDLQRRAVLDAATIAGLNPLRLLHETTATALAYGIYKTDLPENDQLNVAFVDIGHASMQVCIAGFKKGQLKVLAHTFDRSLGGRDFDEVLFNHFAGKFKEEYKIDVLQNARACLRLRASCEKMKKMLSANPIVPLNIECLMDEKDVKGIMKREEFEELSLPILERVKGPLEKALAEAELSVDDIHMVEVVGSGSRVPAINKILTEFFKKEPRRTMNASECVAKGAALQCAILSPTFKVREFQVNESFPFSISLAWKGSGPDAQDGGTNNQQSSLVFPKGNPIPSIKALTFYRSGTFSIDAQYSDVSGLQTPARISTYTIGPFEAKQSEKAKVKVKVRLNLHGIASVDLATLLEEEEVEVSDSKQSAKETTKVDADAAAPPTSNDNDADVNMQDAKPSADTPGVENGVPESGNKPAQMDVDETKAPKKKVKKTSVPIAELVYGAMTPVEVQKAVEKEYEMALQDRVMEETKDRKNAVEAYVYDMRNKLNDKYQDFVIASEREGFTSKLQEVEDWLYEDGEDETKGVYVAKLEELKKQGDPIEERYKEYTERGTIVDQFIYCITSYREAAMSPDPKFDHIDISEKQKVLNECVEAENWLREKKQQQDSLPKHANPVLLTAEIRKKAEAVDRFCKPIMTKPKPVKPATPPAPPSPASSGSEQQQPQADANANSTNENAGDGSQASSASTEPMETDKPENAGSA; from the exons ATGAGTGTGGTGGGATTTGATTTTGGTAACGAGAGTTGCATTGTTGCTGTTGCTAGACAGAGAGGGATTGATGTTGTGTTAAACGATGAATCTCAACGCGAAACCCCGGCGATTGTGTGTTTTGGTGATAAGCAGCGTTTTATTGGTATTGCTGGTGCTGCTTCGACTATGATGAACCCTAAGAATTCAATTTCTCAGATTAAGAGGCTTATTGGGAAGCAGTTTTTGGATGTTGATTTGCAGCGTGATCTTAAGTCTTTGCCTTATAATGTTACTGAAGGACCGGATGGGTATCCGTTGATTCAGGTGAGGTACTTGGGGGAAGTTAGGGCGTATACGCCTACGCAAGTGTTTGCGATGATGTTGTCGAATATGAAAGAGATTGCTGAGAAGAATCTTAACGCGGCTGTTAATGATTGTTGTATTGCGATTCCGGTTTATTTCACTGATCTTCAGAGGAGGGCTGTTTTGGATGCTGCGACTATTGCTGGTTTGAACCCGCTTCGGTTGCTTCATGAGACTACTGCTACTGCATTGGCGTATGGGATTTATAAAACAGATCTGCCGGAGAATGATCAGCTGAATGTGGCTTTTGTGGATATTGGTCATGCTAGTATGCAGGTGTGCATTGCTGGGTTCAAAAAGGGGCAGCTGAAAGTGTTGGCTCATACATTTGACAGGTCACTTGGCGGTAGGGATTTTGATGAGGTTTTGTTTAATCATTTTGCTGGGAAGTTTAAGGAGGAGTACAAAATTGATGTGCTTCAGAATGCCAGAGCCTGTTTGAGGCTTAGGGCTTCTtgtgagaagatgaagaagatgcttaGTGCCAATCCGATTGTGCCTCTGAACATCGAGTGCTTGATGGATGAGAAGGATGTTAAGGGTATCATGAAGCGTGAAGAGTTTGAGGAATTGAGTCTCCCGATTTTGGAGCGTGTCAAGGGACCTTTGGAGAAGGCACTTGCAGAAGCAGAACTCTCAGTTGATGATATACATATGGTTGAGGTCGTTGGTTCAGGTTCTCGTGTACCAGCTATAAACAAAATATTGACTGAGTTCTTCAAGAAGGAGCCAAGGAGGACAATGAACGCGAGCGAATGCGTTGCCAAAGGGGCTGCATTGCAATGTGCTATTCTTAGTCCAACTTTTAAAGTGCGAGAATTTCAG GTCAATGAAAGCTTTCCTTTCTCAATCTCTCTAGCATGGAAAGGGTCTGGTCCAGATGCACAGGACGGTGGAACCAATAATCAGCAGAGTTCCCTTGTTTTTCCCAAGGGAAATCCCATTCCAAGTATCAAGGCACTGACATTCTACAGGTCAGGAACATTTTCCATTGATGCACAATATAGTGATGTCAGTGGGCTGCAAACACCTGCTAGGATCAGCACATATACC ATTGGACCTTTTGAAGCTAAACAAAGCGAGAAGGCAAAAGTTAAAGTGAAAGTTCGTTTGAATCTGCATGGAATTGCATCTGTTGACTTGGCAACG CTCCTAGAAGAGGAAGAAGTTGAGGTTTCAGATTCCAAACAATCGGCAAAAGAAACTACTAAGGTGGATGCTGATGCTGCCGCACCTCCCACCTCCAATGACAATGATGCTGATGTTAATATGCAAGATGCAAAGCCTAGTGCTGATACCCCTGGGGTTGAAAATGGCGTCCCTGAGTCTGGAAATAAGCCTGCCCAAATGGATGTTGATGAAACCAAG GCTCCAAAGAAAAAGGTCAAGAAAACAAGTGTTCCGATAGCAGAGTTAGTTTATGGAGCAATGACACCTGTGGAAGTCCAGAAAGCTGTAGAGAAGGAGTATGAAATGGCTTTGCAAGATCGCGTGATGGAAGAAACAAAGGACAGGAAAAATGCAGTAGAAGCTTATGTTTATGACATGAGAAACAAG CTTAATGACAAATACCAAGACTTTGTCATTGCTTCAGAGAGGGAAGGTTTTACCTCTAAACTTCAGGAGGTGGAAGATTGGCTATACGAGGACGGTGAGGATGAAACTAAAGGTGTATATGTTGCAAAACTTGAAGAGCTCAAAAAG CAAGGTGACCCGATTGAAGAGCGTTACAAAGAATACACAGAGAGGGGTACAATAGTTGATCAGTTCATCTATTGTATAACTAGTTACAGAGAAGCTGCAATGTCACCTGATCCCAAATTTGATCATATTGACATCAGTGAGAAACAGAAG GTCTTAAATGAATGTGTTGAAGCTGAGAATTGGCTAAGGGAGAAGAAGCAGCAGCAGGATTCACTTCCAAAACATGCCAACCCTGTACTCTTGACAGCTGAAATAAGGAAGAAAGCTGAGGCTGTTGATAG GTTCTGCAAGCCGATCATGACAAAACCAAAGCCAGTTAAGCCAGCTACTCCTCCTGCACCACCAAGCCCTGCTTCTTCGGGCTCTGAGCAGCAGCAACCTCAGGCAGATGCTAATGCCAACAGCACCAATGAGAATGCTGGGGATGGGAGTCAGGCCTCATCAGCATCTACTGAACCAATGGAGACCGATAAGCCAGAGAATGCCGGTTCTGCATAA